TTTAATGGAGCCCGTTCCTCTTACAACAACCGCCTTTAAATTCTTTGAGCCCATAACCGCTCCCATGCCCGAACGTCCCGCAGCCCTGTGCTTATCGTTCATTACAGTGGCAAAAAGCACCATTTTTTCTCCGCCGGGACCAATGCATGCCACCCTTGCATCTTCCGAGGTCTCCTTTAAAAGCTCATCGGTGGTGTCAAACACATTTTTCCCCCACAAATGTTTTGCGGACCTCAGTTCTATTTTGTCATCGTTTATCCAAAGGTAAACGGGTTTATCAGCTTTGCCTTCAAATATTATGCCGTCATAGCCGGCAAACTTCAATTCCGGCCCAAAATGTCCACCCGAATTGGCTCCTCCCACCGTTCCCGTAAGTGGAGCCTTTGCTACCACTTCATATCTTCCCGAGCAGGGTGCCAGAGTGCCGGTAAGGGGGCCGGTCATAAAAATCAATTTATTCTCGGGGCTTAAAGGGTCAACTTTCGGATCAACCTCATCAAAGAGTATTTTAACCCCAAGACCCCTTCCACCTAAATATTCATAAGCATCCTTTATTTTAAGGTTTTCTACCTTTATGCTACCCTCCGTAAGATTTACCCTTATAATCTTTCCGGTCCAACCGAACATTATTCCTTCGCCTCCCCTAAAAGTTCTTTAAATTTCCTGGCTATTGCTTTCTTCCTTTCTAAAACATTTGGGGAAACTTCCTTAAATTCTATTGCACCGGTCGGACAAAATTCCACACATTTCGGTTCTCCGCCACACAGATCGCATTTTACTATTTTGCCTTCTACGGTGCTTAAGGTGATATTTCCCAGAGGGCATGCTGCTATGCAGAGTTTGCAACCTATGCACTTTTCGCCGTTAACCTTTACCACACCGTCTTCCGTTTTAGAAATAGCCGAGGTCGGACACACCTTCATGCAGTAGGGCGTATCGCACTGCATGCAAGTCATCGGTACCGAAACTGCCGCTTCATCGAAGGCAAATACGGTAATTCGTGATACTTTCGTGTTAAATACTTCTGTTTTGACAAAAGAACAGGCAAGCTCGCAGGTCCTGCAGCCAGTGCATTTTTCCGGTGATATCATAAGTATCTTCCTCATGACCACCGCCGGCCGTCAGGCTCTCCTGACGCCAGGCAACACCTCCTTTTAATTTAATTTTTAATTCCGGCGCAGGTTCTATTATACTTATTCTCCATTATATAGAAATTTCCTGCACCACAATTTTAAATTTTTTATATATTTTTTCTTCTTTAATAAATACATAAATATATATATTTTTCACCTTTGCAAATATGATTGATTTTATAAAATTTTTGAGAAAAATAGGTTTTTCCGCTTTAAAAATTTTAAAACCCACCTTTAGATAAAAGGCGGGTTTTTTATCACTTTATATAGCTTTATAACCGGGCTTTTGTTTTCTCGTTTTTATATAATCGGATATGAAAGGATATACGATTGAAATCAAAGCAAGAAATAGTAATGTTATTGAAATTCCCGAGCGGAAAAATATTCTCAAGCTACCGTTTGAAAGCATTAAAGATTGTCTAAAATACTGCTCTATATTTGCCCCAACTATACATGCTAATATTAAAGGAGCTGTCGGTATATCGTATTTTTTCATGAAATAACCAATTATCCCAAAAATTATTAATAGGTAAAAATCTACTACGCTCATATTTATAGCATATACACCAATAAAGCATATACCTATTATAATCGGATAGAGAATTTTCGGTGGTATGGATAATACCCTAACAAGAAGTCCCGCCAAGGGGATATTAATAATAGCACAAATTACATTACCTAAGAACATACTTGCAATAACACCCCAACCTATTTCAGGGTGCTGTTGGAAAAGAAGCGGCCCTGGCTGTAAACCGTAAATCATTAAAGCACCAAGCATTACTGCTGTAGTACCGGAGCCCGGAACACCAAGGGTAAGCATTGGAATGAGAGCACCTACGGAACAAGCATTATTGGCCGCTTCGGGTGCAGCAAGCCCTTCTATTGCACCCTTGCCAAACTTTTCTGGCTCTTTTGAAAGCTGCTTTTCATTATTATAAGCCATCATTGCTGCTATAGTTCCGCCCGCACCAGGAAGCACTCCGATAAAAAACCCAACAGGAGTCTCTCTTAATATAGGTAAAATACTTCTCTTCCATTGTTCCATTGTAATCCATATTCTTTTAAATTTTGTCTGTATTGGCTTTGTTCCCTGTTTTAAGATTGTCTCAAAATTGATAAATACCTCGCTCATTCCGTAAATACCGATAATTACCACAATAAAATCTATGCCCATTTGCAGTTCGGGAATTCCGAAAGTAAATCTTTGAACACCGGACTGTAAATCAATACCTACAGTGGATATCATTAAACCTAAAAGTAAAGATATTATACCTTTTAAAAGCTCATCCTTAGAAATAGAAGCAGTTGCCGCAAGCGCAAATAACATAAGAGCAAAATATTCTGGAGGACCAAATTTTAATGCAAACCTTGCAATAGGTAAAGCTAAAAATACAAAGGCAATAGTTGAAAGCATACCGCTAATAAATGAAGCTATCGCTGAAATAGCAAGGGCTGCTTCCGCTTGACCGTTCTTTGCCATGGGATAACCATCAAAGCAAGAAGCTACTGCTGCACCATCGCCTGGTATATTTAAAAGAATTGAGCTTCTTGACCCTCCAAACATTGCCCCGTAATAAACAGCACTCATAGTAATTAAAGCTGTAGTAGGATTCATTGTAAAGGTTAAAGGGAGTAAAAGGGCAATGCCAGTTGTTGGTCCAATACCGGGGAGCATTCCAAGGACGGTCCCTAAAATAGAGCCAAAGATAAGCCAAATTATATTTACCGGGGTCATAGCAACTTTAAAACCGTAAAGTAAATATTGCAAAATATCCATAAAACGGCACCTCTCTTACGGTAAACTTATATTAATTAATTTTTCAAATATATACCAAACTGAAAATGTAAATAATACTGAAACTATAATATTTGTTACCCACTTTTCTTTGCCATTAATCATAAAAAGAATAAAACTTAAGAATAAAATAGTCGAAATAATAAACCCAATTTTATCAAAAAGTATAGCATATATTATAGATGCAATTATTGTCCCGATTATAAGTTTAATATAGCCTTTATCTTTTTCGTCTATTGCCTCTTTTTTACTTTCGGAAATAATTTTCGTACTCTTTTCTACAATAACTACTATTACTCCTATTAAAATCATCAAAACACCAAGGCTAAGTGGAAAATATAATGGAGCCATCGGATTACCAATGGATGCCTTAGGAAGGCTCAATGCTTTGTAAGTGTATAAAAGTCCTAAAATTATTGCACTTAGTCCGGTAACCATATCCTTTTTCATGATTATCACACCCCTTTTTTAAAGCGCTCCGCAGGCTAAAAACCTGCGGAGCAAGCTAATCATTACTGTCCTTTGTACATTTCAATTTCCTTTAATATTTCCTTATAGCTTTCGTTGGTCTTTTCTAAAAATGCTTTAAATTCTTCGCTTCCCATAA
This genomic window from Thermovenabulum gondwanense contains:
- a CDS encoding 4Fe-4S dicluster domain-containing protein, with the protein product MRKILMISPEKCTGCRTCELACSFVKTEVFNTKVSRITVFAFDEAAVSVPMTCMQCDTPYCMKVCPTSAISKTEDGVVKVNGEKCIGCKLCIAACPLGNITLSTVEGKIVKCDLCGGEPKCVEFCPTGAIEFKEVSPNVLERKKAIARKFKELLGEAKE
- a CDS encoding tripartite tricarboxylate transporter permease; the protein is MDILQYLLYGFKVAMTPVNIIWLIFGSILGTVLGMLPGIGPTTGIALLLPLTFTMNPTTALITMSAVYYGAMFGGSRSSILLNIPGDGAAVASCFDGYPMAKNGQAEAALAISAIASFISGMLSTIAFVFLALPIARFALKFGPPEYFALMLFALAATASISKDELLKGIISLLLGLMISTVGIDLQSGVQRFTFGIPELQMGIDFIVVIIGIYGMSEVFINFETILKQGTKPIQTKFKRIWITMEQWKRSILPILRETPVGFFIGVLPGAGGTIAAMMAYNNEKQLSKEPEKFGKGAIEGLAAPEAANNACSVGALIPMLTLGVPGSGTTAVMLGALMIYGLQPGPLLFQQHPEIGWGVIASMFLGNVICAIINIPLAGLLVRVLSIPPKILYPIIIGICFIGVYAINMSVVDFYLLIIFGIIGYFMKKYDIPTAPLILACIVGANIEQYFRQSLMLSNGSLRIFFRSGISITLLFLALISIVYPFISDYIKTRKQKPGYKAI
- a CDS encoding tripartite tricarboxylate transporter TctB family protein; this encodes MKKDMVTGLSAIILGLLYTYKALSLPKASIGNPMAPLYFPLSLGVLMILIGVIVVIVEKSTKIISESKKEAIDEKDKGYIKLIIGTIIASIIYAILFDKIGFIISTILFLSFILFMINGKEKWVTNIIVSVLFTFSVWYIFEKLINISLP